A section of the Cydia splendana chromosome 1, ilCydSple1.2, whole genome shotgun sequence genome encodes:
- the LOC134805340 gene encoding mediator of RNA polymerase II transcription subunit 8 produces the protein MQREEKQLEVTLQAILNRVNDLKTAIQALIAKLENEYETINWPTFLDNYAILSGHLTGLSKILQAEMAPSLRALVVLPLQLGCERDEALSRLTEGRVPACTHDLVPDLLRTKPEPQAEQRLQQFNHKASTLSYDTAQKQVAQFTKVVNHVWEIISKGREDWEGESMRSQGMQPTHSIGDTHALVTAVGTGKGLRPGMAALGGVGVGVGGALGPRGAPGPPPPPGPQAPAMPKAPSAIKTNIKAANQIHPYQR, from the exons ATGCAACGTGAAGAGAAGCAGTTGGAGGTAACTCTTCAAGCAATCCTGAACAGAGTCAATGATTTAAAAACTGCTATCCAGGCACTTATTGCTAAACTTGAAAATGAGTATGAAACTATCAACTGGCCAACTTTTCTGGATAACTATGCCATATTATCTGGTCAT TTGACCGGCTTAAGTAAAATTCTGCAAGCAGAGATGGCTCCATCCTTGCGAGCTTTAGTGGTCTTGCCTCTACAATTGGGTTGTGAGAGGGATGAGGCACTTTCGAGGCTCACCGAGGGCAGGGTACCGGCTTGCACACATGACTTGGTGCCGGATCTGCTGCGAACGAAACCTGAACCGCAGGCAGAGCAGAGGCTGCAGCAGTTTAATCATAAAGCTAGCACACTTAGCTACGACACTGCTCAG AAACAAGTAGCCCAATTCACAAAAGTTGTCAACCATGTTTGGGAGATTATATCCAAGGGGCGAGAGGATTGGGAAGGGGAGTCGATGAGATCACAAG GTATGCAACCGACGCACAGCATCGGCGACACGCACGCGCTGGTGACGGCGGTGGGCACGGGCAAGGGGCTGCGGCCGGGCATGGCGGCGCTGGGCGGCGTGGGCGTGGGCGTGGGCGGCGCGCTGGGCCCGCGCGGCGCGcccggcccgccgccgccgcccggccCGCAGGCCCCCGCCATGCCTAAAGCGCCCTCCGCGATTAAGACCAATATTAAGGCGGCTAATCAGATACATCCCTATCAGCGATAG
- the LOC134793584 gene encoding T-complex protein 1 subunit delta yields the protein MVIKAGGDSAKVNSAVYKDKSKPTDIRLSNINAAKAVSDAIRTSLGPRGMDKMIQAANGEVTITNDGATILKQMSVIHPAAKMLVELSRAQDIEAGDGTTSVVVIAGALLDSAEKLLQKGIHPTVISDGFQKALQMALQVIEGMATPVDLQNEEALLQAAATSLNSKVVSQHSTILAPISVQAIRAVMEPIVGGVGARVDLRDVKVLERLGGTVEDTELVQGLVIPHRAANVNGPHRLEKAKVGLIQFCISPPKTDMDHNVIVSDYAAMDRVLKEERQYILNIVKQIKKAGCNVLLVQKSILRDALSDLAVHFLDKIKCMVIKDIEREDIEFVCKTLGCRPIASLDHFTAENLVNVDLVEEVNEPSGRYIKMTGCASGGRTVSVLVRGSSGAVVAEAARSLHDALCAVRCVARRPALLPGGGAPEAAAAAALARAAIAAPGADHYCLRAYSDALEVIPSTLAENAGLNPIETVTELRAAHAAGGSGAAGAGVNVRRGRVTDMRQEHVLQPLHVTASALALATETVRAILKIDDIVNTMN from the exons ATGGTTATTAAAGCGGGCGGTGATTCCGCTAAAGTTAATTCGGCTGTTTACAAGGATAAAAGCAAGCCGACAGACATTCGGCTGAGCAACATAAATGCCGCAAAAG CCGTATCAGATGCTATCCGCACCAGTCTCGGGCCCCGCGGGATGGACAAAATG atcCAAGCCGCGAATGGTGAGGTGACAATAACCAATGATGGAGCCACTATTTTGAAACAGATGAGCGTGATTCACCCAGCTGCTAAAATG TTGGTAGAACTGTCCCGCGCCCAAGATATTGAGGCGGGTGACGGCACTACCTCAGTGGTGGTGATTGCCGGAGCCCTGCTGGATTCGGCTGAAAAACTCTTGCAGAAGGGCATCCATCCTACAGTCATTTCAGATGGGTTCCAGAAAGCTCTACAAATGGCCCTacag GTGATTGAAGGCATGGCGACTCCCGTGGACCTCCAGAACGAGGAAGCCCTGCTACAGGCAGCAGCCACATCCCTCAACTCTAAAGTTGTTTCTCAGCACTCAACCATTTTGGCTCCTATTTCTGTCCAGGCTATTCGCGCTG TGATGGAGCCGATAGTGGGCGGCGTGGGCGCGCGCGTGGACCTGCGGGACGTGAAGGTGCTGGAGCGGCTCGGCGGCACCGTGGAGGACACCGAGCTCGTGCAGGGCCTCGTCATCCCGCACCGCGCCGCCAACGTCAACGGACCGCACAGGCTTGAGAAGGCCAAAGTCGGCCTGATACAGTTCTGCATATCGCCGCCCAAGACTGAT ATGGACCACAACGTAATCGTGTCGGACTACGCCGCGATGGACCGTGTGCTCAAAGAGGAGCGCCAGTACATCCTGAACATCGTGAAGCAGATCAAGAAAGCGGGCTGCAACGTGCTGCTCGTGCAGAAGTCCATCCTCAG AGACGCTCTGAGTGACCTAGCGGTGCACTTCCTCGACAAGATCAAGTGCATGGTCATCAAGGATATCGAGCGCGAGGACATCGAGTTCGTGTGCAAGACGCTCGGCTGCCGGCCCATCGCGTCGCTCGACCACTTCACCGCTGAGAACTTGGTCAACGTGGATCTGGTCGAGGAGGTCAACGAGCCCTCCGGCAGGTATATCAAG ATGACGGGGTGCGCTAGCGGCGGGCGCACGGTGTCGGTGCTGGTGCGCGGGTCGTCGGGCGCCGTGGTGGCGGAGGCGGCGCGCTCGCTGCACGACGCGCTGTGCGCCGTGCGCTGCGTGGCGCGCCGCCCCGCGCTGCTGCCGGGCGGGGGGGCTCCGGAGGCCGCCGCGGCCGCCGCGCTCGCCCGGGCCGCCATCGCCGCGCCCGGCGCCGACCACTACTGCCTGCGCGCCTATTCTGATGCGCTCGAAGTTATACCTTCTACGCTCGCCGAGAATgcgg GCTTGAACCCGATCGAGACGGTGACGGAGCTGCGTGCGGCACACGCGGCGGGCGGGTCGGGCGCGGCCGGCGCCGGCGTGAACGTGCGGCGCGGGCGCGTGACGGACATGCGGCAGGAGCACGTGCTGCAGCCGCTGCACGTTACCGCCTCCGCGCTCGCGCTCGCCACCGAGACCGTGCGCGCCATACTCAAGATCGACGACATC gTAAATACTATGAACTGA
- the LOC134805493 gene encoding uncharacterized protein LOC134805493 isoform X1, with protein sequence MYYQCCVCKTLRKDAFTLYRFPSTEKRLIMWLKCLETNGFGNMSPEQVRKAFICEKHFEQRFVSASTRRLNAKAYPSLFSQDEINSGIPSHENAENMDPLKEHAYVRKSHDDHTYCQQVPQKASPAIPSTSGVKSTAVGHTPKQTMAVSIATEPVPTTSDIEKETMPELCSSFITELVVAEKVTACISPSVQSHNEAVFVTTAEAAIKQSNAEEQQILPEANIPECVAVEEVTSTNSPREQSQVQSVVEVKVQSAKRPQKQRKRLIGKLMNLTPTGRMIYDEYKKSKRQADFYHRAKRALKFNKEKSFQELTKDMNPYAKTILKMQINLCNKNKKGRRFSLEEKLIALSIMKQSPKCYRFLHKIFILPSRSTLNKMVAGLKIESGICPQVFEVIRREVCIYVIKS encoded by the exons ATGTATTATCAGTGCTGTGTGTGTAAAACTCTGCGAAAGGACGCTTTTACTTTGTACCGTTTTCCTAGTACTGAGAAAAGACTCATTATGTGGTTGAAGTGTTTGGAAACAAATGGTTTTGGAAATATGTCGCCGGAGCAAGTTCGAAAAGCTTTTATTTGTGAGAAACACTTCGAACAGCGGTTTGTTTCGGCATCGACACGGCGTCTCAACGCGAAGGCTTATCCTTCGTTATTCAGTCAAGATGAGATTAACAGTGGGATCCCATCTCATGAAAATGCCG AAAACATGGATCCGCTGAAAGAACATGCATATGTTCGTAAATCACATGACGACCACACATACTGTCAACAAGTGCCTCAAAAag cGTCTCCTGCCATTCCATCCACATCGGGGGTTAAATCAACCGCAGTGGGCCATACACCAAAACAGACTATGG CCGTTTCTATAGCCACAGAACCTGTCCCGACAACTTCAGACATTGAAAAGGAGACCATGCCCGAACTATGCAGCAGCTTTATTACAGAACTTGTTGTAGCTGAGAAGGTTACAGCTTGTATTTCACCTAGTGTACAGTCACACAATGAAG CAGTCTTTGTAACAACTGCTGAAGCTGCAATCAAACAATCAAATGCTGAAGAGCAGCAGATTTTGCCAGAAGCAAATATTCCAGAATGTGTTGCGGTTGAGGAGGTTACCTCTACCAATTCACCAAGGGAACAGTCTCAAGTTCAAA GTGTTGTTGAAGTTAAAGTTCAAAGTGCGAAAAGGCCACAGAAGCAGAGGAAACGATTGATTGGGAAATTAATGAACCTGACACCAACGGGCCGAATGATATACgacgaatataaaaaatctaaacgTCAGGCAGATTTTTACCACAGGGCTAAGAGGGCCTTGAAATTCAACAAAGAGAAATCCTTTCAAGAATTGACAAAAGACATGAATCCGTATGCgaaaactattttgaaaatgcaaatcaacctttgcaataaaaataagaaagggCGTCGATTTTCATTGGAAGAAAAACTAATAGCACTGTCGATAATGAAACAAAGCCCTAAGTGCTATAGGTTCCTGCACAAAATTTTTATCCTGCCGTCGCGATCGACTCTAAATAAAATGGTTGCAGGACTTAAGATCGAGTCTGGGATTTGTCCTCAAGTATTTGAAGTAATAAGAAGAGAGGTATGTATCTACGTCATAAAATCTTAG
- the LOC134805493 gene encoding uncharacterized protein LOC134805493 isoform X2 has translation MYYQCCVCKTLRKDAFTLYRFPSTEKRLIMWLKCLETNGFGNMSPEQVRKAFICEKHFEQRFVSASTRRLNAKAYPSLFSQDEINSGIPSHENAENMDPLKEHAYVRKSHDDHTYCQQVPQKASPAIPSTSGVKSTAVGHTPKQTMAVSIATEPVPTTSDIEKETMPELCSSFITELVVAEKVTACISPSVQSHNEVFVTTAEAAIKQSNAEEQQILPEANIPECVAVEEVTSTNSPREQSQVQSVVEVKVQSAKRPQKQRKRLIGKLMNLTPTGRMIYDEYKKSKRQADFYHRAKRALKFNKEKSFQELTKDMNPYAKTILKMQINLCNKNKKGRRFSLEEKLIALSIMKQSPKCYRFLHKIFILPSRSTLNKMVAGLKIESGICPQVFEVIRREVCIYVIKS, from the exons ATGTATTATCAGTGCTGTGTGTGTAAAACTCTGCGAAAGGACGCTTTTACTTTGTACCGTTTTCCTAGTACTGAGAAAAGACTCATTATGTGGTTGAAGTGTTTGGAAACAAATGGTTTTGGAAATATGTCGCCGGAGCAAGTTCGAAAAGCTTTTATTTGTGAGAAACACTTCGAACAGCGGTTTGTTTCGGCATCGACACGGCGTCTCAACGCGAAGGCTTATCCTTCGTTATTCAGTCAAGATGAGATTAACAGTGGGATCCCATCTCATGAAAATGCCG AAAACATGGATCCGCTGAAAGAACATGCATATGTTCGTAAATCACATGACGACCACACATACTGTCAACAAGTGCCTCAAAAag cGTCTCCTGCCATTCCATCCACATCGGGGGTTAAATCAACCGCAGTGGGCCATACACCAAAACAGACTATGG CCGTTTCTATAGCCACAGAACCTGTCCCGACAACTTCAGACATTGAAAAGGAGACCATGCCCGAACTATGCAGCAGCTTTATTACAGAACTTGTTGTAGCTGAGAAGGTTACAGCTTGTATTTCACCTAGTGTACAGTCACACAATGAAG TCTTTGTAACAACTGCTGAAGCTGCAATCAAACAATCAAATGCTGAAGAGCAGCAGATTTTGCCAGAAGCAAATATTCCAGAATGTGTTGCGGTTGAGGAGGTTACCTCTACCAATTCACCAAGGGAACAGTCTCAAGTTCAAA GTGTTGTTGAAGTTAAAGTTCAAAGTGCGAAAAGGCCACAGAAGCAGAGGAAACGATTGATTGGGAAATTAATGAACCTGACACCAACGGGCCGAATGATATACgacgaatataaaaaatctaaacgTCAGGCAGATTTTTACCACAGGGCTAAGAGGGCCTTGAAATTCAACAAAGAGAAATCCTTTCAAGAATTGACAAAAGACATGAATCCGTATGCgaaaactattttgaaaatgcaaatcaacctttgcaataaaaataagaaagggCGTCGATTTTCATTGGAAGAAAAACTAATAGCACTGTCGATAATGAAACAAAGCCCTAAGTGCTATAGGTTCCTGCACAAAATTTTTATCCTGCCGTCGCGATCGACTCTAAATAAAATGGTTGCAGGACTTAAGATCGAGTCTGGGATTTGTCCTCAAGTATTTGAAGTAATAAGAAGAGAGGTATGTATCTACGTCATAAAATCTTAG
- the LOC134805587 gene encoding uncharacterized protein LOC134805587 has product MFLTLIYVFKFQTEKWSYKKKLCSVIFDEMSLEAGLSYDKNKDKINGLVELGERKNDFADHALVFMLRGAVHKWQQPIAFYFCQGATKGTELKSILVDIITAVVGCGLKPISLICDQGSAFQAALNCLKADTARDQLLTNQEPDGTVTINEVKLMVIFDPPHLIKGLRNNFLNKDISFEGKLSTWRDIVDVYETDCNNMETRMLHKLNDQHVIPEKIKKMKVKNCVKVFSYTLSSALSYTANFSHYADGRPVSETLRNTAETVLFFDKLFDSINGSATYSQKKGKELRCAVTEKSKHHEFWPESIEKLEKIKYVDSKGNPKSVPSLKNFIATVKTFMKLWQFFKSKNMTIMRPRFFNSDPIENFFGQVRAYNYRNNDPNCHSFKNTFKSLLITRMIKFHGDAYNCEDDSADQIINLKSLFEDSETARVEPGHPKVGDVEDTVEEAQREQLNVLHSRAYTAGWVVTKTMQKYNNQCDSCRKSLTTKEGAIHKWIHQREYDAATKRLTYPSRGAVRCFGTIIKETNGFLEHRAHELNLTAKIMEKILFNNPFSFFKCTTHREILSYFISVTVKFSITNWCNNINKILKGTDIVRIKNRTLPAMQQKAFLKYKKRLRNKSFNK; this is encoded by the exons atgtttttaacgcttatctatgtatttaaatttcaGACCGAAAAATGgagctacaaaaaaaaactgtgttcAGTCATATTTGACGAAATGTCTTTAGAGGCTGGCTTGTCTTATGACAAAAACAAAGATAAAATTAATGGGTTAGTAGAGCTTGGCGAGAGAAAAAATGATTTCGCTGATCATGCCCTCGTGTTTATGTTGAGAGGAGCTGTCCACAAGTGGCAGCAGCCAATAGCCTTTTATTTTTGCCAAGGCGCTACTAAAGGCACAGAATTAAAAAGTATACTCGTGGATATTATCACAGCGGTTGTAGGATGCGGGTTAAAGCCGATATCCCTTATTTGCGACCAAGGGTCAGCTTTCCAAGCGGCTCTAAATTGCCTGAAGGCTGACACAGCGCGTGACCAATTACTGACAAATCAGGAACCAG ATGGCACAGTAACAATAAACGAAGTCAAACTGATGGTTATATTCGACCCTCCTCATCTTATTAAAGGATTGAGAAATAATTTTTTGAATAAAGACATTTCCTTTGAAGGAAAATTATCCACATGGAGAGACATCGTGGATGTATACGAAACGGACTGCAATAATATGGAAACAAGAATGCTGCATAAGTTAAATGACCAGCATGTGATacctgaaaaaattaaaaagatgaAG GTCAAGAACTGTGTAAAAGTATTTAGTTACACACTGTCTTCGGCTCTATCTTACACAGCCAACTTCt CTCACTATGCGGACGGCAGACCTGTGAGTGAAACATTAAGAAACACTGCTGAAACAGTTTTGTTCTTTGATAAATTGTTTGATAGCATCAACGGATCAGCAACCTATTCACAAAAGAAAGGAAAAGAGCTACGCTGTGCAGTGACAGAAAAATCTAAGCACCATGAATTTTGGCCGGAGAGCATCGAGaaactggaaaaaattaaatatgtagattCCAAGGGAAATCCGAAATCCGTGCCTTccttaaaaaactttattgccACGGTAAAAACATTCATGAAGCTGTGGCAGTtttttaagagcaaaaatatgacaataatgCGCCCAAGGTTCTTCAATTCAGATCCAATTGAAAACTTCTTTGGCCAAGTCAGGGCCTATAATTATAGGAACAACGACCCCAACTGCCACAGTTTCAAGAACACCTTTAAATCATTATTGATTACTAGAATGATAAAGTTTCATGGTGACGCTTATAATTGTGAGGATGACTCGGCAgaccaaataattaatttaaaatcattatttgaagatAGTGAAACTGCTAGGGTCGAGCCGGGTCATCCCAAAGTAGGAGATGTAGAAGATACTGTAGAAGAGGCCCAACGGGAGCAACTAAATGTTCTCCATTCGCGAGCGTACACTGCTGGATGGGTggtaacaaaaacaatgcagaaatataataatcaatgtGACAGTTGCAGAAAAAGCCTTACTACTAAAGAAGGCGCAATCCACAAATGGATTCATCAAAGAGAGTATGATGCCGCCACGAAACGCCTTACTTACCCATCCAGAGGTGCTGTTCGGTGTTTCGGTACAATTATTAAAGAAACAAACGGATTCTTGGAACACCGAGCCCATGAATTAAATCTGACGgccaaaattatggaaaaaattTTGTTCAACAATCCATTTAGTTTCTTTAAATGTACCACACACCGTGaaattttgtcatattttatttccgTGACAGTAAAGTTCTCGATTACAAATtggtgcaataacattaataaaatattaaaaggaaCGGATATTGTGCGGATAAAAAACCGCACTTTGCCTGCGATGCAGCAGAAagcttttttaaaatataagaaaagacTGAGGAATAAatcgtttaataaataa